The sequence below is a genomic window from Streptomyces sudanensis.
CGAGCGCGGGGACGGCGCCGGGGTGGGCGCGGGCCTGCTCGGGGTCGGCGACGATGNGGCNNAGGGTGCCGTCGAAGTCNACNGCGACCACGGCGGCGGNCGGGTCGGCGAGGATCGCGGCCAGGGCGTCGCGGCCNNNNNNNNNNNNNNNNNNNNNNNNNNNNNNNNNNNNNNNNNNNNNNNNNNNNNNNNNNNNNNNNNNNNNNNNNNNNNNNNNNNNNNNNNNNNNNNNNNNNNNNNNNCCGGGGGGGCCGGAGGCTCAGCGGTGAAAGCTCAGCGGCGGGCGGCGGGGACGCGGAGGCGGCGGAGGCCCGGCGCCGGGCCTCCGGACGGTGCGGACATGGCGGAGGCCCGGCGCCGGGCGGCGCGGACGCGGCCCGCGGCGGGCGGCAGGAGCGGGGACGCGGCGGGAGCTCAGCGGCGGGCGTCCCGGGCGGCGCGCAGGCGGCGGAGGCGGTTGACGGTGACAGGGTCGTGGGCCAGCGCCCGCTCGTCGTCCAGCAGGGCGTTCAGCAGCTGGTAGTACCGGACCGGCGACAGGTCGAGCTGCTCCCGGATCGCCCGCTCCTTCGCTCCCGGTCCCGGCCACGCGCGCCGTTCCATGGCGAGGACCGCGCGCTCGCGGTCGCCGAGCGGGGGGCGTTCCTCGGTCATGTCCGCTCCTCGCCCACCGCGCCGCCGCCCCGGCGGCTCCCGTCTCCTCCGGCACGGCCCGCGGGCCGCCGTCCGGCCGGGGTCCCGCCGGTGCCCTCCGCGTGCGACGTGCCGGCACCGGTGCGGCCGGCGGCGAGTCCGGGGACGGCCCCGTGGGCGGCGCCCTCCACGCGCTCCGGTGACGCGGCCGTGGTCGTCGGCGCGGCCGTGGTCGCCGGCGCGACCGGCGCCGCGGTCGTCCCCTTGTGACGGCGCACCGTCCACCACCCTCGCTTCGAGCCGCGTTCCCTCCCCGAAGGATAGGAGGTCCGTACGCGGGCCGGTTCGGAGGCCGGATGCGGCAGCCCACGCCCCCGCGCCCGCGTACCCGGGCACCGACCCCAGGGGGNCCGTACCCGCCNNGGNNNNCNNCCGCNNCNGANNNGNNANAGNNNGNGNNNGCCCCGAACGGCCCCCGGATCCCCGTCCGGCGGCGCGGGCGGGGAGCGCCGCCTCCCGGCGGGCGCGACTCGCGGTCTTCGACCGAGGCGCCGCCGTGCCCGTCGTGGGACCGTTTCCCGGTGGACGCGCCGCGACCGGCCGCCCGGACGGACCGGGCCCCTCGCACCGCTCGGGACGGCACCGTGCCGGGTGGGACACGCCACCGCCCTCACGCGGCCGGCGGTGCCGGGAGGGGCGCCGCCGGCCGCCGGGGTACGGAACCTCCGGGACCCGCCCGCCCCCGGGGCCCGTACGTCACCGAACCGGAGGTATCCGACCGATGACCGTTCACGCCGACCGCAAGGTCCTCACCGGGGCCCGCGTGGTGCTGCCGACCGGTGTCGTCGAAGGCGGACGGGTCGCCGTCGAGGGCACCCGGATCGCCGACGGCGCCGGCGTCCCCGCCGACGCGCCCGCGCTGGACCTCGCGGGCCACTGGCTGGTGCCGGGCTTCGTCGACCTCCACAACCACGGCGGAGGCGGCGCGTCCTTCACCTCGGGCACCCTCGACGAGGTGCTGCGGGGTGTCCGCACCCACCGGGCGCACGGCACCACCACCCTCGTCGCGTCGACCGTCACCGGCGACCTGGGCTTCCTCGCCCGCCGCGCCGGTGAGCTGGCCGAACTGGCCGAACAGGGCGACATCGCCGGCATCCACTTCGAGGGCCCGTTCCTCTCCCCGTGCCGCAAGGGCGCCCACAGCGGGGCCCTGCTGCGCGACCCCGACCCGGCCGAGGTGCGCGCGCTGGTCGACGCCGCCCGCGGCCACGCCCGCATGGTGACCCTCGCGCCGGAGCTGCCCGGCGGCCTCGACTCCGTACGCCTCCTGGCCGAGCGCGGCGTCATCGCCGCCGTCGGCCACACCGACGCCACCTACGAGCAGACCGTCGAGGCCGTCGACGCCGGCATCACCGTCGCCACGCACCTGTTCAACGCGATGCCCGGCCTGGGGCACCGCGCGCCCGGCCCGGCCGCCGCCCTCCTGGAGGACGAGAGGGTCACCGTCGAGCTGATCAACGACGGCACCCACCTGCACCCCGCCGCGCTGCGCCTGGCGTTCCGCCACGCCGGAGCGGACCGGGTCGCCTTCGTCAGCGACGCGATGGACGCGGCCGGGTTCGGGGACGGGACCTACCGCCTCGGTCCACTGGAGGTCGAGGTCAGGGCGGGGGTGGCCCGGCTCGTCGAGGGCGGCTCCATCGCCGGGTCCACCCTCACCCTCGACACCGCCTTCCGGCGCGCCGCCACCGTCGACGGGCTGCCCGTCGAGGCGGTCGTCCGGGCGCTCTCGGCCAACCCGGCGAGGCTGCTGGGCCTGGACGACCGGATCGGTTCGATCGAGCCCGGCAAGGACGCCGACCTGGTCGTCCTGGACGGGGGTTTCGCCCTGAAGGGCGTGATGCGCAAGGGCGAGTGGGTGGTCGAGCCCCGGACGGGATGACACCCGGCACGCTGCGCCGGGGCGCCACCGGCCGCCCCGACCTGGTCGCACCCGGCGCCGACGGGCCGGCCGCCCCCGCCGGGTNCCGCGAGCCGCTGCGCGCCGCCCGGAGCGCCCGCCGGNGCGGCGCGCGCGGTCGTCGCGTCCCTCGGCGCGGACGGGCTCCTCGCGGTCACCCCGGACGGCACCCGGGCCGCCGCCGCGCCCGCCCGGGCCATCGCCCGGCGACCCGAGCCCGTACGCCCGGGCCGGTCCGCGGCCCCGTCCGGCGGGCCGCTACCCGGCGCTGCTCACCTGGCCGGACTTGAGCCAGACCTGGTCCAGGTACGCCTCGCACTGGTCGCCCGGCTCGCAGGACATCTTCAGGTCGTTCTCGCCCTTCTTCAGCTGGACCCAGGAGTAGGTCCTGGTCCAGCCCTTCTCCCAGTCGCCCTGGGGGGCGCGCGCGAAGTTCGACATGTTGATCTTGCGGGGCTTGCCGTCGTTGACGGTGAGGGAGGTCTTCGCGTCCTTGCCGGGCACGCTGTAGGTGAGGAACAGTGTGTACGGGCCGTCCTGCGGCACGTCGACCTTCCAGCTGGCCGCGCCGCCGACGCCGTTGAACGTGACGTACGCCCCGCCCGCGCCCTGCGCCCCCTTCACCGCCGTGCCGAGCACGGCCGGCGGGGTGAGCTGGAGCGTCGCGGCGTCCCGCTTCGGCAGCTCGACGGCGTCCTGCTCCGGGGAGGAGGACGGGCTCGGGCCGCCCGGTTCCTCGGGGCTCTGGGACACGGCGACGGAGGGGGCCGGGTCGGGCGCCGCCGTCTCCTCGTCGGACTTGTTGGTGAGGAACGCCACGGCGATTCCGGCCACCACGACCAGGACCACCGCGATCGCGCCGATCAGCAGGCCCCTGGTGTTGGGCCCGCCGTTCCGGCCGCCGCGACCGCCGCCCCGGGCCGGGACCGGCCGGGTGGGGGCGCCGCCCGGGTACGTCTCGGGTGCGGCGTACTGCGGGTGCGGCTGCCCGTAGGGCGTGCCGGGCTGCTGCCCGTAGGGGGCCTGCGGCTGCGGCGGAACCTGCGGGCGCGGACGCTCGCCGACCGCTCTGACCTGGTTGTACGAGGTGCGGGGGCGTCCCGGCTGGGCCCCGGCGGGACCGGGGTAGCCGTAACCGCCCTGGCGGCCGCCGCGCTGGGCGCCGGACGCCTGGCCGTCCGCATACAGGTAGCCGAACGGGTCGTCGTCCTCGGGCGTGCCCTCACCGTTGCCCTGGTTTCCGGCAGCCATCCCTGGTCACTCCTCATCCGTGCTCGCCAGCCGTCACCGACCCCGGCGAGCCTACCCCGAACGGGTCACCCCGCCCGGCGGTGCGTCTTGGCCCGGGACCGCTTCTCCACGTACATCCGCTGGTCCGCGGAGTTGAGGACCTCCTCGACGGACATCCCGCACTCAGCCCAGCCGATGCCGAAACTGGCGCCCACCCGCACCGCGCGCCCGTCCACCCGGATCGGCGGGATGATGCCGTTGCGGAGGCGCGTGGCCAGGTCCGCGGCGTCGGCCGCGCCGAGCCCGTCGGCGAGGACGACGAACTCGTCGCCGCCGAGCCGGGCGACCGTGTCGCCGTCGCGGACCCCGGCGGCCAGCCGGCGGGCGACCTCGATGAGGACGGCGTCCCCGGTGTGGTGCCCGAACCTGTCGTTGATCGACTTGAAGCCGTCGAGGTCGCAGAAGAGGACCGCGAGGCCCTTCGTCCCGTCGTCGACGTCCCCGTCGGGCGCGACGGCGTGGACGTGCCCGTCGTACGCGCCGGTGCCCACGATCCCGGAGGCGCCGAAACCGAAGTCGTCGCCGCGGTAGCCGTGCTCGTACTCGTGCGCGCCGGCGTACCCGGCGCCGTGGACGTCGCCGTACGCCGGTTCGAAGCCGGCCGCGTCGGCCGCGGTGATCCGGATGCGGTCGCCGGGGCGGGAGCACAGCCGGGCGCTGAGCCGGGCGCGCAGCTCGGCGCTGTTGGGCAGACCGGTCAGCGCGTCGTGGGAGGCGCGGTGGGCGAGCTGGAGCTCGTGGCGCTTGCGCTCCTCGATGTCCTCCACGTGCGTGAGGAGGAAGCGGGGGCCGTCGGCGGTGTCGGCGACCACGGAGTTGCGCAGGGAGACCCAGACGTACGTGCCGTCCCGGCGGGCGAGGCGCAGTTCGGCGCGGCCGCCCTCGGCGGACGTCCGCAGCAGGGTGCCCACGTCACCGGGGTGGACGAGGTCCGCGAAGGAGTACCGGCGCATCACCGCGGCGGGCCTGCCGAGGAGGCGGCACAGCGCGTCGTTGGCCCGCAGCAGCCGGCCGTGCTGGTCGCCGCCCATCTCCGCGATGGCCATCCCGGACGGCGCGTACTCGAACGCCTGCCGGAAGGACTCCTCGCTGGCCCGCAGCGCCTGCTGCTCGCGCTCCAGCCGCACCAGCGCGCGCTGCATGTTTGCTCGCAACCGGGCGTTGCTGATCGCAATCGCCGACTGGGAGGCGTACATCTGCAGCGCCTCACGGCCCCAGGCGCCGGGACGGCGGCCGTTGCGGGGCCGGTCGACGGAGATGACGCCGAGCAGCTCCCGCTGGTCGCCGGAGGTGTACATGGGGGCGTAGAGCCGGTCTCCCGGGTGCCACTCGTCCTCGAAACGGGGATCGGGGCCGTCCGTGTGCCACTGCGGCACGTCGTCGTCGATGAGGACCCAGCCCTCGGTGTGGGGGATGAACCGCAGGTCGCCCCAGGCCTCCCCCATGCGGAGGCGCCGGTCCCAGGAGGCGCGGGAGCCGACCCGTCCGGTGATCAGGGCGTCCGCCGCGGCGTTCCCCGAGAGCGCGGCGACGACGAGGTCGCCGTCGGGGCGGACGAGGTTGACGCAGGCCAGCTCGTATCCGAGACCGGTGAGGAGGCCGTCGGCGACGGTCTGCAGCGTGTCGGCCAGACTGCGGGCCGTGTTGAGGTTGGCGACGACCTGATGCAGCTGCCGCAGGGTCGCAAGACGGACGTACGGCTCCGACTCGGTCTCCATTGTTGGCTCTCCCCGAGACCTCGACAGCAACAACTCCAGGTGTGTCAGCGGTGTTCTCGTGCGGTGTCACCGGCCACTGAATCACAGCGAGCTGTGCCGCCGGTACACAGGGTCAACAATTAATCCTTCATGTGACTTAAGTCACAAAAATAAGACCACGTTCGGGAAATCCCGGAAGCAAACCACCCGAAGACCTAGGTCCGGCCCGGCTCCGAGTGGTCCCTCGGCCCGATGCGGACGGGTGAGGCGTGAGGTTAGCGTTCCCGGTGTGCTCCCGACGACTCGAACCTCACTGTCAGACTCGCGCCTGCCCCATGCTGAAGGGGTGAGCGGCGAGGAGTTCCGTGCGGCGATGTCCCGGCTGGCGGCCGGCGTCGTCCTGGTGACGGCGGTGGAGCCGCCGATGGACGAGGACGTCGGCATGACGGCGACGGCGTTCGTGTCGGTGTCCCTGGACCCGCCGCTGGTCCTGGTGAGCCTGCGCAGCGGCTCCCGCATGGACGACCTGCTGGCGGAGCAGCCGCTGTGGGGCGTCTCCGTCCTCGCGGAGGGCCAGCGGCACATCGCGGGCCGGTTCGCGATGAAGGGCAGGGTCAGCGACCGCCTGCTGTTCGCGGACCTCCCCTGCACGCGCGGGGAGCTGACGGGGGCGCCGCTGGTCGGCGGGGCGCTGGCGGCGCTGGAGCGCCGGACGGAGCAGCGGGTGGAGGCCGGGGACCACACGCTGGTCATCGCCCGCGTCCTGACCGCGGCCTTCCCGAACCCGGAGGGGGCGCCCCTGATGTACTTCCGGGGGAAGTACCGCCACCTGGGGTAGGCGCCCGGGGCGCTGCGCGGGGGCTCCCGGCCGGTCGCGCCCGGCCCCGGGCGCCCTAGGACCAGTCACGCGCCGAACGCCCGCGCTTGGTGTCGGACCGCTGCTTCTTCTCCCGCAGCCGCCGCTCGTTGACGCCGCGCGGGACCTTCGTGGGGCGCCGGGGGCGTGGCGGGGGCGCCGTGGCCTCCGCGAGCAGCCCCGCCAGCCGCACCGTCGCCGCCTCCCGGTTGCGCCACTGCGACCGGTGCTCGGAGGCCCGTACGACGAGGACGCCGCCGACCAGCCGCCCGGCGAGCCGCTCCAGGGCGCGCTCCTTCCAGACCTGCGGCAGCGCCTCCGTACGGGCGAGGTCGAAGCGCAGCTCCACCTGGGAGTCGCTGGTGTTGACGTGCTGGCCGCCCGGCCCGGAGGACCTGGAGAAGCGCCAGACCAGCTCGGACTCCGGCAGGCAGACCGAGCCTCTGATGACGTGGGGACCGGGCATGCCTTTCATGTTCCCCGGCCGGCGCCCGCCCCGTCACGCGCTTTTCCGCCGGTGACGGGCGATTCTGGAACCACCTCGACCCTCCGGGCGTTATCAGCAGTGACGCACGGAGCACTCAGATGAAGGAAAGGGACTTCCATGGCTGTAAGCCTGTCCAAGGGCGGCAATGTCTCGCTGACCAAGGAGGCCCCGGGCCTCACCGCCGTCACGGTGGGCCTCGGCTGGGACGTCCGCACCACCACGGGCACCGACTTCGACCTCGACGCCTCGGCGATCGGCGTCGACGCGTCCGGCAAGGTCGCCTCCGACGCCCACTTCGTCTTCTTCAACAACAAGTCCACCCCCGATGGCACCATCGTCCACACCGGTGACAACCGCACGGGTGAGGGCGGCGGCGACGACGAGCAGATCAACGTCAACCTCGCGGGCCTCCCCGCGAACGTCGACAAGATCGTCTTCCCGGTCTCCATCTACGACGCGGTGAACCGCTCGCAGAACTTCGGCCAGGTCCGCAACGCGTACATCCGCATCGTGAACCAGAACGGCGGCGCCGAGATCGCCCGCTACGACCTCAGCGAGGACGCCGCGACGGAGACCGCCATGGTCTTCGGCGAGCTGTACCGCAACGGCGCCGAGTGGAAGTTCCGCGCGGTCGGCCAGGGCTACGCCTCCGGCCTGGAGGGCATCGCCCGCGACTTCGGCGTGAACGTCTGATCCGCGCGCGGGGCGCCCGCGGGCGGACGCGGACGACGGGTCCCGGTGGCGGTCTCCGCCCCGGGGCCCTTCGTTGCCTACTGTGGGTCGCATGATCGTCGAACCGCTGGAGCTCGGCGAGGAGGGCGCCCTGCCGGGCCCGCTCCTCACCGAGATCACCGGCCTGTACGCGTCGAACCGGGAGTTCCAGCAGCTCAGCGGGGACTTCCCGGACCCGGACGACATCCGGCCCGAGCAGGTGGCCGTCTCCCTCGCCGAGGAACTGGCGCAGCCCGGCGCCGAGGTGCTGCTGGCCCGGTCGGCCGGCCGGGTGATCGGCATCGCCGTGACCCTGGCGCACCATCCGGACCCGGACGACCCCGACCCGTGGATCGGGCTGCTGATGGTGCACGGCCGGGACCACCGCATGGGCTTCGGCCGCGAGCTGGCGGAGATCGTCGAGAAGCGGTTCCGGGCCCTGGGCCGCAGGGGCGTCAAGCTGGCCGTGCTGGAGAACAACCGCAAGGCGCTCCTCTTCTGGCGGTCCCTCGGCTACGAGGAGGTCGACCGCCGCGAGGAGCGCGGGTCGGGCCGGGACTGCGTGGTGCTCCGCAAGCCGCTGTAGCCGGCGGCGGCCGGGGCGCGGACCTCCCCCTGCGGTGCGGGCCGCCGGCGGCGGTTCCGGGCGGCGGGCGGGACGGCGGCCGGGACCGCGCACGCCGTCCCGCCGGCCGCCCGGCGCCCGCCCGCCCGTCCTCGGCCGCACCGCCGGACGCGGCGGCCCGGGGACGTGACACCATCGCGTACGTGCTCGACATCGGCTACTCGCTCTCCCGTCGTTTCCCCGACCCCCCGCAGACCGACTACCGGCGGGCCGACGTGCACGCCCTGCGGCACGACCTGTTCTGCGGGGACGTGTACCTGGCGGACACCGAGACCGACCGGGAGGTGGCCACGGCCTGGGGATGGGTGCCGGTGCTCGACTTCGCGTGGGCGCTGTGCGACATCGTCGAGCGGCTCGACCGGGACCCGCGCGGCAGCCGGGCGGCGCAACCCCAGTACGCCGAGCTGGACTTCANNNCCGANNNCGACCNGANNNNNTNNNNGCNNNNNNNGGNTNGNTNCANNNGTNGNTNNNCNNNNGNNGNNTGNNNNANGNGGGCGGAGTGGCCNGGNCCCNCGCNGGACGCNNNGCCNGTACGGCAGGACGCCGGTAGGTGCGGCGCGACCGCCAGGAGGACCCCGGTCACGGGAGACCCCCGGCCACCGGGAGCACCCCGGCCGCCGGAAGGACCCCCTGCCACCAGGAGGACCCGCCGGCGGGTCACCGTCGCCGTACGGCGGCCCTTGACCTCGACCATGCTTGAGGGCGAAGGCTGTCGCGTGCACACCGCGCACGAGACGGGAGAACCCCATGCACGCGATCCGCCTGCACGCCTTCGGCCCCGCCGGGAACCTGACGTACGAGGAGGTTCCCGACCCCGCCCCGGGCCCCGGCCAGGTCCGTGTCGCCGTCGCCGCCGCGGGGGTCCACCTCCTCGACGCGGCCCTGCGCGAGGGCCTGCCCGGCCCGTTCGGCGGCCCCGCCGAGCTGCCCACCGTCCCGGGCCGCGAGGTCGCCGGCACGGTCGACGCGCTCGGCGAGGGCACCGACCCGTCCTGGCTCGGCAGGCGCGTCGTCGCCCACCTCGGCGCCGGTCCCGGCGGTTACGCCGAACTCGCCGTCACCGACGCGGCCCGCCTCCACGCGATCCCGCCGGGGCTCGACGAGGCGGCGGCCGTCGCGATGATCGGCACCGGCCGCACCATGATGGGGATCGTCCAGTTCACCGACCTCGGCCCCGACGACGTCGTCGTCGTCCCGGCCGCGGCGGGCGGGATCGGCACGCTCCTCGTCCAGTGGGCGAAGAACGCCGGCGCCACCGTCCTCGGCCTCGCGGGCGGCCCCGCGAAGACGGCCCTCGTCCTCGCGGGCGGCGCCGACGCCGCGATCGACTACACGCGGCCCGACTGGCCGTCGTCGGCCCGCGCCTTCCTCGGGGAGCGGCGGGCGACGGTCGTGTACGACTCCGTGGGCGGCGAGACCGGGCGGGCGGCGGTCGACCTGCTCGGCGAGGGCGGCCGGCACATCGTCTTCGGCTGGTCCAGCCGGGGCATCCGGGACGGCGGGCCGCTCACCTTCACCCGGGACGAGCTCGCCGAGCGGGGGATCACCTCGGAGCAGGTACTCGGCCGTGCCATGCTCGACCGGGCGGGCGGCGACGTCCGCACCCTGGAGACCCGCGCCCTGGCGGAGGCCGCTGCCGGACGCCTCCGCCCGGCCGTCCTGCGGTTCCCGCTGCGGGAGGCGGCGCGGGCGCACCACGCCCTGGAGACCCGCCGCACGACGGGCAAGGTGGTCCTGGTCCCGTAGGGCCCCTCCCGCGGAGCCGGACCCCGGGCTACCCCCGCCCGAGCCGGGCCAGGGCCTCGTCGGTCAGCCGGTACACGGTCCACTCGTCCTGCGGCCGGGCGCCCAGGGCCCGGTAGAAGTCGATCGACGGGGTGTTCCAGTCCAGGACGGACCACTCCAGCCGCTCGTACCCCCGCTCCACGCAGATCCGCGCCAGCTCCCGCAGCAGCGCCTTCCCGTACCCGGCGCCGCGCGCCTCGGGGCGCACGTACAGGTCCTCCAGGTAGATGCCGTGCACCCCGCGCCAGGTGGAGAAGTTCAGGAACCACAGCGCGAAGCCGACCGCCTCGCCGTCCTCGTCCTGCGCGATGTGCGCGTACGCGGCGGGCCGCTCCCCGAACAGCGCCTCCCGTAGCTGCTCCTCGGTGGCGCGCACCTCGTGCAGCGCCTTCTCGTAGGCGGCGAGGTCGCGGATCATGGCATGGACGGCGGGCACGTCGGCCTCGGTGGCACTGCGGATCATCCCCCCACCCTCTCCCGTNCCCCGCCCCGGGGTCCAGGGGTCCTCCCACCGGATCCGCGCCCGCGCGCCGCGCACGGCCGGGGACCCGCCCCGCTCACTCCTGGGGCTCCAGGACGTCCGCCCGTGCGCGGCCCGCCCACACGGCGTCCCGGGCGACGCCCAGCCGCGCCGCCACCACGTCGTCGAGGAGCCGGGCCGTCCCCCCGCCCACCACGTCGTCGGGCCACCAGAAGGCGTCGCACTCCGAGCACAGCAGGAACGGCTCGCCGCTGTCCTTGAAGCGGTACACCTGGACGAACATCTGCTCGCACCGGGGACACACCGGCCACACCGGGCCCACCTCCACACGTCCGGGCCGCACGTCCGGGGCCCCGGACCCCAGGGCCCCGGAACCCCCGAAAGCGGAGGACCCCCGGCCGCACGGGCCGGAGGTCCTCCGAGGGAGCCGCCTGTCGGAATCGAACCGACGACCTCAAGATTACAAGTCAAGCGCTCTAGCCAACTGAGCTAAGGCGGCAGCCTCGTCAGTGTAACCAACCGCCGGAGCGCCGACGCCGGGAATTCCGCCGGACCCCGACCGCTGACAGGGACCGCCCCGGCGGGTAGCGTCACGGGAAGTCCACCCGGGTGGACACGGCACACATCCCTCCTTTACTCGGATCGTCCGGCACGTTCCTGCCGGTGAAGGGACCCCTCACCATGGCTTCTGTCACGTTCGACAAGGCGACCCGGCTCTATCCGGGCGGCACCAGGCCCGCCGTCGACCGGTTGGACATCGAGATCGCGGACGGCGAGTTCCTCGTCCTCGTCGGCCCCTCCGGCTGCGGCAAGTCCACCTCCCTGCGCATGCTCGCCGGCCTGGAGGACGTCAACAGTGGCGCGATCCGCATCGGCGACCGCGACGTCACCCACCTGCCGCCGAAGGACCGGGACATCGCCATGGTGTTCCAGAACTACGCGCTCTACCCGCACATGACCGTCGCCGACAACATGGGCTTCGCCCTCAAGATCGCCGGCGTCGACAAGGCGGAGATCCGCAGCAAGGTCGAGGAGGCCGCGCGGATCCTCGACCTGACCGAGTACCTGGACCGCAAGCCGAAGGCGCTCTCCGGCGGCCAGCGCCAGCGCGTCGCCATGGGCCGCGCCATCGTCCGCCAGCCGCGGGTGTTCCTCATGGACGAACCGCTGTCGAACCTCGACGCCAAGCTCCGCGTCTCCACGCGCACGCAGATCGCCTCCCTCCAGCGGCGCCTCGGCATCACCACCGTGTACGTCACGCACGACCAGGTCGAGGCCCTCACCATGGGCGACCGCGTCGCCGTCCTCAAGGACGGCGTGCTCCAGCAGGTCGACACCCCACGCACCATGTACGACCGCCCCGCCAACCTCTTCGTCGCCGGCTTCATCGGCTCCCCCGCCATGAACCTGGTCGAGGTGCCGATCACGGACGGCGGCGTCACCTTCGGCAACAGCGTCGTCCCCGTCTCGCGCGAGGCCCTCGCCGCCGCCACCGCCAGGGGCGACACGACCGTCACGGTCGGCGTCCGGCCCGAGCACTTCGACGTCGTCGAGCACGGGGGCGCGGGTGCCGCCCGGGCCCTGGCCGAGGACGCCTCCGCCCCGGCCGGCCTCGCCGTCTCCGTCAGCGTCGTCGAGGAGCTCGGCGCCGACGGGTACGTGTACGGCTCCGCCCTCGTCGGCGGCGAGCCGAAGGACCTCGTGGTCCGCGTCGGCGGCCGCTCCGTCCCGGAGAAGGGCTCCGAACTGCACGTCGTCCCGCGCCCGGGCGAGCTGCACGTCTTCTCCACCTCCACGGGCGAGCGCCTCAGCGACTGACCCCGCCGACCGCCGGTACGGCTCCGCGTGCCCCGCGCGGAGCCGTACCGCCCCGCCCGCACACCGGGAGGCGGACTCCGGCCGGGCGTTCCGGGCGGGGCTCGTCAACACACCGCATGCGGGAGAGCGGAGAAGCCTCCCTCATCAGAGTGACCGAGCGTCCTCGAAACCTCACCGAGCGCTACGCTCGCCCCCGTGAACCAGACAGCACGCCGCATCGGCCGCTCCCTCGCCCTCGTCCTGCCCGTCGTCCTGGTCCTCTCCGGCACGCTCGCGGTCTCCAGCGTGCCCTGGACGGGCCAGCGCTCCGACACCCAGCTCCTGACCGCCTCCACGGGGCACGCACCGGTGCGCCCGGCCGAGTCGCGCACCCCGCAGGACCTGCTCCGCGACCGGCTCGTGGCCGAGCTGGAACGCGAGGACCCGGGCGTCGCCCTGACCCACCTCCAGCGTGCCGTGGAGGACAGCCCGTCCCTCGCCAGGCACTGCGCGTCGATCGCCCGGGACCTGGGCGCCGCCGCCGTCCGCGTCTACGGGCCGACCGAGGCGCAGTCCTACTCCCGGCCCGTCTGCGACACCTCCTTCGCCGGCGGCGTCGCCTCCGCGAGCTGAGCGGCCGAGCGCGTCCCGCCGGTGCCGCGGCACGCCTATCGTGCCCGGTATGCACACCACTCCGACGCAGGCCGTGGTCCTGGCGGGCGGCCAGGGGTCCCGCCTGCGCCCCTACACCGACGACCGCCCCAAGCCGATGGTCGAGATCCCGGGCACCGGGACCCCGATCATCGGCCACCAACTGTCCTGGCTGGCCGCCGAAGGCGTGACCCACGCGGTCGTCTCCTGCGGCCACCTCGCCGACGTCCTGCAGCGGTGGCTCGACGACGCCGAACCGCCCCTGCACGTCACCACCGTCGTCGAGGAGGAGCCGCTGGGCCGCGGCGGCGGCCTGAAGTACGCGGCGGCCCGCCTGCCGTACCCCGACGAACCCTGGTACGCGACGAACGGCGACATCTGGACCCGGTTCTCACTGCGCGAGATGGCCGGATTCCACGCCGAACGCGACGCCACCGCCACGCTCGCCCTGGCCCGCCCCCGCATCCCCTGGGGCGCCGTCGAGACCGACGCGTTCGGGCACATCACCGACTTCATCGAGGCGCCCCCCTCGCCGTACCTGATCAACGCGGGCGTGTACGTGTTCTCCGCGGCCTTCCGCGACCTGCTGCCCGAGCGGGGCGACCACGAGCGGACCACCTTCCCGCGGCTCGCCCGCGAGCGGCGCCTCGCCGGGTTCCCGCTGCCCCAGGGCGCCTACTGGCGGGCCATCGACACGGCGAAGG
It includes:
- a CDS encoding DUF3263 domain-containing protein yields the protein MTEERPPLGDRERAVLAMERRAWPGPGAKERAIREQLDLSPVRYYQLLNALLDDERALAHDPVTVNRLRRLRAARDARR
- the nagA gene encoding N-acetylglucosamine-6-phosphate deacetylase, whose protein sequence is MTVHADRKVLTGARVVLPTGVVEGGRVAVEGTRIADGAGVPADAPALDLAGHWLVPGFVDLHNHGGGGASFTSGTLDEVLRGVRTHRAHGTTTLVASTVTGDLGFLARRAGELAELAEQGDIAGIHFEGPFLSPCRKGAHSGALLRDPDPAEVRALVDAARGHARMVTLAPELPGGLDSVRLLAERGVIAAVGHTDATYEQTVEAVDAGITVATHLFNAMPGLGHRAPGPAAALLEDERVTVELINDGTHLHPAALRLAFRHAGADRVAFVSDAMDAAGFGDGTYRLGPLEVEVRAGVARLVEGGSIAGSTLTLDTAFRRAATVDGLPVEAVVRALSANPARLLGLDDRIGSIEPGKDADLVVLDGGFALKGVMRKGEWVVEPRTG
- the cdgB gene encoding diguanylate cyclase CdgB, whose product is METESEPYVRLATLRQLHQVVANLNTARSLADTLQTVADGLLTGLGYELACVNLVRPDGDLVVAALSGNAAADALITGRVGSRASWDRRLRMGEAWGDLRFIPHTEGWVLIDDDVPQWHTDGPDPRFEDEWHPGDRLYAPMYTSGDQRELLGVISVDRPRNGRRPGAWGREALQMYASQSAIAISNARLRANMQRALVRLEREQQALRASEESFRQAFEYAPSGMAIAEMGGDQHGRLLRANDALCRLLGRPAAVMRRYSFADLVHPGDVGTLLRTSAEGGRAELRLARRDGTYVWVSLRNSVVADTADGPRFLLTHVEDIEERKRHELQLAHRASHDALTGLPNSAELRARLSARLCSRPGDRIRITAADAAGFEPAYGDVHGAGYAGAHEYEHGYRGDDFGFGASGIVGTGAYDGHVHAVAPDGDVDDGTKGLAVLFCDLDGFKSINDRFGHHTGDAVLIEVARRLAAGVRDGDTVARLGGDEFVVLADGLGAADAADLATRLRNGIIPPIRVDGRAVRVGASFGIGWAECGMSVEEVLNSADQRMYVEKRSRAKTHRRAG
- a CDS encoding flavin reductase family protein, whose translation is MSRLAAGVVLVTAVEPPMDEDVGMTATAFVSVSLDPPLVLVSLRSGSRMDDLLAEQPLWGVSVLAEGQRHIAGRFAMKGRVSDRLLFADLPCTRGELTGAPLVGGALAALERRTEQRVEAGDHTLVIARVLTAAFPNPEGAPLMYFRGKYRHLG
- the arfB gene encoding alternative ribosome rescue aminoacyl-tRNA hydrolase ArfB, with the protein product MKGMPGPHVIRGSVCLPESELVWRFSRSSGPGGQHVNTSDSQVELRFDLARTEALPQVWKERALERLAGRLVGGVLVVRASEHRSQWRNREAATVRLAGLLAEATAPPPRPRRPTKVPRGVNERRLREKKQRSDTKRGRSARDWS
- a CDS encoding TerD family protein, encoding MAVSLSKGGNVSLTKEAPGLTAVTVGLGWDVRTTTGTDFDLDASAIGVDASGKVASDAHFVFFNNKSTPDGTIVHTGDNRTGEGGGDDEQINVNLAGLPANVDKIVFPVSIYDAVNRSQNFGQVRNAYIRIVNQNGGAEIARYDLSEDAATETAMVFGELYRNGAEWKFRAVGQGYASGLEGIARDFGVNV
- a CDS encoding GNAT family N-acetyltransferase; its protein translation is MIVEPLELGEEGALPGPLLTEITGLYASNREFQQLSGDFPDPDDIRPEQVAVSLAEELAQPGAEVLLARSAGRVIGIAVTLAHHPDPDDPDPWIGLLMVHGRDHRMGFGRELAEIVEKRFRALGRRGVKLAVLENNRKALLFWRSLGYEEVDRREERGSGRDCVVLRKPL